CCGGGTCTGCTGGATCCAGCCGGCGACGTTGTCGACGCGGGTGTTGTAGGCGCCGGTGCGGGTCTCGGTGGCCGGGGTGCCCAGGCAGCCGCCCTGCCAGGAGCGGGAGGCCACGGCGAGGAGTTCGGCCTTGCCGCCCGTCTCGCGGATCACGGGGGCGCCGGTGTCGCCCTTGCAGATCGCCGCGCCGCCGGTGCCGGTGGTACCGATGCCGGCGGTGCTCACGGTGTCGAGGGTGAAGGCGCCGGTGTGGAGCTTGAGCGGCGTCCACTCGTCCTTGGTGCGCCCGTACCCGGGAACGCGCAGCGTCTGCCCGGCGGTCGGTGCGGTGGTGGCGATCGTCAGCGGGGTGATGCCGTCGACCGGCGTGGCCAGACGGGCCATCACCAGGTCCCGGTCCTGGTGCGGTACCAGCTCGACGACCGCGGCCTCCTTGCCGGCCTGGGTGGTCAGGTCGGTACGGCCTATGGTCGCGGTGGTCTTCCACTTCGGTGCACCGGCGGCCAGCGCCTGCGGCTGCGCCGGGTCGTCGGCGAAGCAGGAGGCGGCGGTGAGCACCCAGTTGCGGTCCACCAGGGCACCGGTGCAGGCCCGCAGGTTGTCCCCGATCACCAGCCGGGCGGTCGAGGCGTAGGAGCCGTCGGCGGCGGCGTCACCGGCCACGGCACCGGCCGGGGAGGTGGCGAAGGTGGCCAGTGCGCCGGTCGCGAGAGCGGCGGTCAGTGCGCCGGCCCGGCGGCGGGGCGAGGAGTTGCGAGGCATGGGTTGGGTTCATGGGGGTGAGAGAGGGGTGCGGGGAGCGGTGTCAGCCGGTGACGGTGAGTTCGACGAGGCTGGTCGGGGCGCTGCCGGTGCCTTCGCCGGTGGCCTTGAAGCCGTCCTTGGGGATGTCGAGGGTCTGGGTGGCGGTGCCGGCGGTGAGGCCGGCCCGGATGGCGCGGCCGGTGGTCTGGAGGGCGAATACGTCGGGCAGTTGCAGGGTGAGTGAGCCTGTGGTGCCGTCGGCGGTGAAGCAGATCTTGTTGTCCGGGTTGCCCGGGGCGCGGGTCCAGATCTGGATCTGGGTGGGCTTGGTGCAGTTGGTGAGCAGGATGTGTCCGTCGCCGCGTATGAGTTTGACGCGGGTGATGGTTGCGGCGTCGGGGTAGCTGAAGTCTTCGACGGCGGGGGGTGCGGTGGAGTTGTCGGCGGGCGGTGTGGTGTCGGCCGCGGCGAGTGCGGTCGCGCCGAGGAGGGCTGCGGTGGTCGCGGCGAGGGCGGCCGTCCATCGGCGGGCGGTGGTGCGGCCGGTCGTCTTCGCCGTGCGCGGGGGGTTGTGGGTCACCTGGGCTCCTGGGGGGAGGGTGAGCGGGTGCCGGCGGTGGTCAGCCGATGATCCGCAGTTCGAGGAGGGCTGCGGGCTTGCCGGTGCCGGTGCCGCTGCCGATCCCGACGCTGGCGCCGCCGGGGCCCTTGGCGATGTCGATGGTCTGGGAGACGCCTTCGCTGGTGAGTTTGGCGCTGACTGCGTAGTCGTCCGTGCGGATCCGGATGACGTTCGGCACTTCCAGGGCGAGGTAGCCGGTGTTGGTGGTGGCGCGGAAGCAGATCTGGTTGCCGCTCTCGTTGGGCAGGTCCATGCTCAGGACCTTGATCTGGTCGTCGACGGCGCAGTCCGACAGCAGGATGTGGCCGTCGCCGCGCAGCAGCTTGACGTTGCTGTAGGGGGCCGGGCCGGGGTAGGTGAAGTCCTCGACCGCGGGCGGTGCGGTGGAGTTGTCCGCGGGGGTGCCCTCGGCCGAGGCGAGCGCGGTGGCGCCGAGCGTGGTCGCCACCGCGACGGCGCCGGCGGCGATCCACCGGGACACGTGCTTTGCCATGACTATTCCTCTTCGTTCATCTCGTGTTGCCCGTTGGGCGGGTCCTCGGAATGCGGTGAACCGACCTGGACGGCAGGCGGACCGACTCGCTGGGACGGCGCGTCAAGGGGGGTGGAGGACACCTCGGAACGATCGCTTCGCCACCCCCGGCGATCACAACGGAATCCGGGCCATCGAACCAGAGAGTCTGACATTACGCCAACTTCCGACCCGTTCTGAGCAGGCACTATGTCACGTTTTCGAACAGCCTGGGCGCTTGCTGACGATGCGTCGGAATTTACTGACTATGCGCCGAGAACTGTTGTTCATTTCTCTTCCTTTACTCCCCAACCTCGTGACTTCGTACGCTTTCTGTTGTGGCGTGATCTGCCGGTAAGCTCCGCTGCGGCCTTATTCGGCCGACATCGACAGTGGAGGTTCCTGGTGCGTCATCCGATATCCCGTTCACGCCGGCGAGGGGGGAGGGGAAGGCCGCCGCTGTTGGGCAGGCTTTCCCTGGGCCTGTTGCCGCTCGCGCTGGTGACGGGTCTGGTGGGGACGGGGCTGCCGAACGCCGTCGCTGCCGAGCCGACCGGCGGGCAGGTGCAGCAGCCGAGCGACCGCGAGCGGGCGCTGCAGGCGTGGCTCAAGGGCGGGCCGAGCGTGCACACGCTGGCGGAGTCGGCGCTGGCCGGGTCCGACCAGGACGTGAAGCGGTTCCTGGACAGTGATCTGGCCGGTGCGCAGCATGCGGATGATCTGCTGGCTGCCACCCAGATCGCGAGTCTGGGTGGTCCGAAGGTCCGTGAGGCGGCGGGCAAGGCGCTCGACGGCACCGCCGCCGAACTGCAGACCTTCCTGCAGAGCGGCTGGCAGTTGCCGCTGGATGCCGATCGCCGGCTGTGGATCACGCGGATCGCGGATCCTGCGCTGGGTGCGGGTCGGGGTGTGCAGGCGGCGGCCGATACGGCGTTGCGTGGCAGCAGTGACGACCTTCAGCGGTTCCTGACGGAGGGGCAGTTCGCGGCGAAGGACGCGGACGACCGGGTGAAGCTGGTCCAGGTCCTGAGTGCGGGTGGTGCGAACACGCAGGCCGCGGCGCGGGCGGCGTTGAACGGCTCGATCGAGGACGTCCGGGACTTCCTGACGGTCGGACAGTACATCGCGCAGAACCGCGACATGGAACGCGCGAGCATCGCACAGCTGGCCCAGCAGGCCAAGGACGCGGGCGCGCAGGCCGCCGCCGAGACGGCTGCGGCGGTGGAGGCCAAGGACAAGGCCGTTGCGAACTCGCAGCTGGCGAAGGACGATGCCGCGCGGGCGGCGGCCGAGACGCAGGCCGCGGGCAGTGACACCGCCAAGGCCACCGCGGCCGCCAACAACGCGGCCACGGCGGCGGAGCGGGCCGGGCAGGCCGCGCAGACCGCGATCACCGCGGCGCGTTCGGCCAACGCCTCCGCCCGCGCGGCGGCGTATGCGGCCTCCAACGCGGCGGCTGCCGCGGCGGGTGCGCAGCGGGCTGCTGCCAATGCTCGTACGGCTGCTGCGGCTGCGGCGGGTGATGCGGGCAAGGCGCATGAGGCGCGGGTGGCGGCGGATGCGGCGGATGCGGCGGCGAAGATCGCTGCGGATGCGCAGGCCACGCTGGTGGAGGCGAACAAGGCTGCGGCGAGCAGCAAGGATGCCGCCGGGGCTGCGCTCAGTGCCAGGGGTAATGCGGATGCGGCGGCGGGTTCGGCCGATCAGGCCGGGGCGTATGCCGACAGTGCGGGCGGTCAGTCCGTGAAGGCCAAGCGGGCGGCGGAGGCGACGCGTCGTCAGGCCGCGGAGGCCGGACGTGCCGCCACCGCGTCGCAGAAGCTGGCCGAGGAGGCCGCCGGTCAGGCCGATGCCGCGAGGACGCTGCTGGTCTCTGCGGCCGCACACGCCAGTGCGGCGGCGCAGGCAGCGCGGGACGCGGCGGACCACGCGGGGCAGAGCGCCAACGCCGCGCAGGAGTCCACCGACCACGCCAACGCCGCCTCCGGCTTCGCCGGGGACGCGCAGACCGCCGTCGACAAGGCCGGTGCCGTCCAGGACCTGGCCCGCCGCACCGAGGCGGAGGACCTGGCCAACCGGAGCGGGGCCGCGATCGAGACCGCGCGCAAGGCCCGCGCCGACGAGAGCGACAAGCAGGCCGAGACGAACAGGCCCGCCAGCAGGTCCAGAACGCCCGCGCCGAGGCCGACCGCCTCGCCCAGGCCGTCAACCAGCCCGGCACCACCCCCCAGGAGGTCGCCACCGACGGCCGCAAACTCGCCCTCCTCTCCCGCAAGATCTCCGGATCCTGGGGAGAAGCAGCCGCCGAAGCCGCCCTGACCGGCAACGACACCGCCGTCTTCGCCTACCTCAAAACCGGCCGCAAGGCCGCCGAGGAGCACGACGCACAGGATCGCGCCACCCAGATCTACCAGGACGACGAGAACCCGGCCGTTCGCACGGCGGCCTACACCGCCCTCCAAGGTGACGCGGCGAAGATCGGCGCGTTCCTGAACAGCGGCCAGTACGAGGCCGCGGCGCCCAACAACCGGCTGACGATCACCCGCCTCCTCGACAAGGCCGGCCCCGCCGTCAAGACCGCCGGCGACACCGCGCTGCGCACCAACACCCCCGAAGCGCTGCGCGACTTCCTCGACAAGGGCCTCACCGACGCCCAGGCCGCCGACGACCGCCTCACCGCGACCCGGCTCGCCGACGCCCCCGACAACGAACCCGAACTCAAGGCCGCCGCACGGATCGCCCTCGAAGGCCCCGCCGTCAAACTGCGTGCCTTCGTCGCCGCAGGCCAGTACACCGCCCAGCAGAAGGACCGCCTCACCGCCGTCCACGTCGCGGACGTCACCGGCCTGATCGCCCAGGCCAGCGCGGCCGCCGCCACCGCCCAGAAGAACGCGGCCGAAGCCCAGCGCGTCGCCGCCCTCGCCCGCGGCGCCGCAAGCGAAGCCGCCGGCTACGCCGGCAACGCCCAGCAGTCCGCGAACACCGCCGCCGACCAGGTCACCAAGGCCCAGGCCGCCGCCGACGCCGCCCAGACCAGCGCCACCAACGCCGCCCAGTCCGCCAAGAACGCCAACGCCGCCGCCGGCTCAGCCCGGCACGACGCCGCTCTAGCGACGTACTCCGCCCAGCGGGCGGCACAGTCGGCGAGCGCGGCCCGACGCTCCGCGTCCGATGCGTACAGCTCCGCTGCGTCGGCACGGGCTTCGGCCGAAGCCGCGGGCAAGGACGCCACGGCCGCCCAGGCCGCCGCCGACGACGCGTTCGGCACCTACGAGGCCAGGCACGAAGCCGAGGAGAAGGCCAAGCGCGAGGCCATGGAAGCGGCACGCGCGGAAGCGGACCGACTGCGCAAGCAGGAAGCCGCCGATCAGAAGGCCGCCGACGAGCAGAAGGCCAAGGAGAAGGACTCCCAGGTCTCGGCGATCGAGGAGGAGATCAAGAAGGAGAAGGAGGACAGCGAGACCGTCAGCGCCATCTACCACCTGTTCTCCGAGAGCATCCACCTCACCCTCGACATCATCGGGGGCGCGGGCGGGGTCATCGCCCCCGGCCTCGCCGACATCGCCGACCTGATCAACTGCGCCTACTACGCCGTCGAAGGCCGCACCGCCGACGCCATCACCTCCTGCATCGGCGCGATCCCCTTCATCGGTGACGGCGCGGCCGTCGCCAAGCTCGCCCAGTGGGCCAAGAAGTTCGGCTCCTGGGGCGAGAAGGCCGTCACGTTCATCAAGAAGCTGGTCACTCGGATCCCTCCGAGCTGCCCCTCGCCGAACAGCTTCCCGGCCGGCACCCCGGTCCTCATGGGCGACGGCAGCCACAAGCCCATCGAGACCATCAGGGTCGGCGACACCGTCCTGGCCACTGACCCGCTCACGGGGCAGAGCGCGGGCCAAAAGGTCGACGCCACCATCTACACCCCCGACGACCGCCAGTTCACGGACGTGACCCTGGCCGACGGCGGTTCGCTCACCTCCACCAGCAGCCACCGCTTCTGGAACGCCTCCGAGCGGGCCTGGGCCGACGCCTCGCGTCTGCGGGCCGGGGACTCCCTGCTGACCCCCTCCGGGCAGCAGGCGACGATCAGTGCGACCCGGCAGTGGGAGGGCCTGCAGGCCGCCTACAACCTCACCGTCGCCGACCTGCACACGTACTACGTGCTGGCGGGCGACACCCCGGTCCTCGTCCACAACAACAACTGCGCCGTCACAGCGGTCGCCCTCGGCTACCAGGCGGCCGGTACCGCCAAGTGGGCTGAGGGTCTCGGGTTCACCCACTTCATGAAGCCGGAGTTCGAGAAGACCTGGCGGGGATACGTCAAGAGCGCCATCGACGACCCCAAGATCGACATCCACGTCAACATGAAGGAATTCGAGGGCGACTTCGAGCAGATGGCCGTGACCGGCCTCGGGGGCTCGGCAGCGGGGGCCAAGGCCACCCAGGAGGAGATGTCGTGGATCGCCCGGGCCGTGATCGGCGAGAGGGTGCCGTGGAGTAAGTTCAAGTTCTACGACAAGGACGGAAAGTTGATCAGCGTCCCGGAACCGAAGTGGCAGGAAGCCAAATGGCAGAAGGCCTGGATCTTCGAGTGGGCCTGACCCCGGGCTGACCGGCCCTCGGGCCGACTCCCCCGCGGCCGGTGGGGCTGCCGCTTTCCACGGCGGCCGCCCCACCGGCCGGTCATTTCGTGTGCGAGTACAGGTGGAAAGGACCAACTCTTCTATGAACGACGTGATCGGCGGCCTCCCGTCGGGCTTCTCCGATTACTATCCGGAGCTCGCCCGCTACGGGGGTCTCACGGCCGCGTTCCTCGCGACCGCGGCCGAGCACGGCATCGACCTCGGCGACGAGTTGCGTGCTCCCGAGCCCGACTGGACGCCGACGGCCGCACAGTTTCGACTCGCCGCGAGGAACGATGTGGGTGAACCTGTGGCTCGAAGAACGCGGGTTCAGCATCAAGCTGGGCAACAGCCGCGGAGGACACCCCTGGGCCGAAGGCGCGACCCCGGACATCGCCGAGGCCGCCGGGGTGCTCGCGGCATGGAAGCACGGCGCGACCCTCACCGAGCTTTCCGAGCGATTCCCGTTCATGACGTACACCAGGCTTAGCCAGGGGTACGAGGACGGGAATCCGGAAGCCGTGATGTGGGATCTGCAAATCGGCGACCCGAAGTTCGAGGAGTACCGGGACCTCCTCATCGCACTGCGCGCCGAGCCGCAGCTCGCGCGGATGTTCCCGTTCTTCTCGATGTGGACGCTGCGGCTGGCGAAGGACGCCTACCGCGAAGAGCCGGGCGAACTGCTGATCCGGCAACAGGACGACGGCTCCTACCTCCTGTGGTCCTCTTCGGAAACCGAGGAGGACCAGCGGGAGTTCCGCCGGCTCGACGACCTGGTCGCCGCCGCAGCCGCCCTGCGGAACACCCTCTGAGCCACCGGATACGGCCTCCGCCTCACGGGCGGAGGCCGTATCCGTGTTCCCCTAGGGCTGCTCCCAGTGGATGCGGCGCAGCCCGAGGTCGTCCAGCAGGTACGTCGCGTCGTCCCGGCGGATCGCATCGGTCGCGGCGATTGCTTCCAGAACACCTGAGCCGCGCCGCCGCACGCCCGGGGTGAGGCGATGGGGCGGCGCGGCTCGCGGGGGCGGGCGTCAGAAGCTGGTGAGGCCGAGCTGCTGGACGCCGCCGGCCGGGTCGGTCCAGGCGCCGGCGAGACCGCCGTCCTCGACCACCGCATGACCGTCCGTCGTCAGGACACCCACCCGACCCGCCCCTGATCCAGCTCGAAGGGGGTCGTATCCCGGGGGGGGGCGGAGGCAGTCCGTGGAGCCGCCCGTGGCTGGGGCGGCTCCACCTGGTGTGCCGGGCTCAGGTGAGCAGTTCGACGCAGTCGTAGGCGAAACCGGGGCTGAGGAACTGCGAGCCGCTGCTGCCGGAGACGACGGTGATGGTGAGCGTGTTGGTGCCGGGCCGAAGGGCGGAGGCGGGGACGGTGAAGGCGTAGGTGTGGTTGTTGCCGCGGTAGGAGCCGACCGTGAGCGAGCGGGTGCTCGGTTCGGGGTGGGGCTGGGGGACGGGTGAGGTCCAGTCGTTGAGCCGGATCCGGGGGCGGGCGTTGAGGAAGGCGGTGGTGACGCCGATGTTGAGGGTGCGCGGTTGGGCGGCCTGCTCTGCCGTCAGGTCGAAGGTGACCCTCCTGCCGTCGTTGACGTCCCGCCACTGATAGGCGGGGAAGTCGGCGTCCCTGGACCGGCCCACGGTGAAGTCGCCGGTCCACGGCTCGGCGCGCACGTCCGAGGGGTGTGCGTGGGTGACCAGGTCGGCATTGCGGAAGCCCGCCGGGTACCGTCCCAGCGGCCGATGCGCCAGATCGCCGGAGCCTGACCCGGGTCGTCGGCGGGGGTGAGGCCGATGGTGTGCAGGGCGGTGGTGCTGCCGGGCCCGACCGTCACGGAGCCGGTGCGGACGGCGAGTTCGCCCTGGTAGACGGTCCAGGTGTAGTCG
The Streptomyces sp. 1331.2 genome window above contains:
- a CDS encoding ALF repeat-containing protein is translated as MGRLSLGLLPLALVTGLVGTGLPNAVAAEPTGGQVQQPSDRERALQAWLKGGPSVHTLAESALAGSDQDVKRFLDSDLAGAQHADDLLAATQIASLGGPKVREAAGKALDGTAAELQTFLQSGWQLPLDADRRLWITRIADPALGAGRGVQAAADTALRGSSDDLQRFLTEGQFAAKDADDRVKLVQVLSAGGANTQAAARAALNGSIEDVRDFLTVGQYIAQNRDMERASIAQLAQQAKDAGAQAAAETAAAVEAKDKAVANSQLAKDDAARAAAETQAAGSDTAKATAAANNAATAAERAGQAAQTAITAARSANASARAAAYAASNAAAAAAGAQRAAANARTAAAAAAGDAGKAHEARVAADAADAAAKIAADAQATLVEANKAAASSKDAAGAALSARGNADAAAGSADQAGAYADSAGGQSVKAKRAAEATRRQAAEAGRAATASQKLAEEAAGQADAARTLLVSAAAHASAAAQAARDAADHAGQSANAAQESTDHANAASGFAGDAQTAVDKAGAVQDLARRTEAEDLANRSGAAIETARKARADESDKQAETNRPASRSRTPAPRPTASPRPSTSPAPPPRRSPPTAANSPSSPARSPDPGEKQPPKPP
- a CDS encoding polymorphic toxin-type HINT domain-containing protein, translated to MEAARAEADRLRKQEAADQKAADEQKAKEKDSQVSAIEEEIKKEKEDSETVSAIYHLFSESIHLTLDIIGGAGGVIAPGLADIADLINCAYYAVEGRTADAITSCIGAIPFIGDGAAVAKLAQWAKKFGSWGEKAVTFIKKLVTRIPPSCPSPNSFPAGTPVLMGDGSHKPIETIRVGDTVLATDPLTGQSAGQKVDATIYTPDDRQFTDVTLADGGSLTSTSSHRFWNASERAWADASRLRAGDSLLTPSGQQATISATRQWEGLQAAYNLTVADLHTYYVLAGDTPVLVHNNNCAVTAVALGYQAAGTAKWAEGLGFTHFMKPEFEKTWRGYVKSAIDDPKIDIHVNMKEFEGDFEQMAVTGLGGSAAGAKATQEEMSWIARAVIGERVPWSKFKFYDKDGKLISVPEPKWQEAKWQKAWIFEWA
- a CDS encoding polysaccharide lyase family protein, which translates into the protein MRAEPWTGDFTVGRSRDADFPAYQWRDVNDGRRVTFDLTAEQAAQPRTLNIGVTTAFLNARPRIRLNDWTSPVPQPHPEPSTRSLTVGSYRGNNHTYAFTVPASALRPGTNTLTITVVSGSSGSQFLSPGFAYDCVELLT